A window of Cryptomeria japonica chromosome 3, Sugi_1.0, whole genome shotgun sequence contains these coding sequences:
- the LOC131027330 gene encoding protein NRT1/ PTR FAMILY 3.1, producing MASSLGEGVKSNKRWRVIPFMCCTAVQTVVQDNENSEEKSSLVDDKIESGVRYGHSNKKLGGWRTMPFIFANELCEKLAVVGFSANMVSYLTEELHLPLVKAANTLTNFGGTASLTPLLGAFIADAYAGRFWTIAVASIIYQIGMIVLTVSAVLPTLRPPSCDGKAGTMCKEASSQQLAILYMALLLTAIGSGGIRPCVVAFGADQFDEKDPKQEKKLWNFFNWYYFCMGLSILMAVTVIVYIQENVGWGWGLGIPAAAMAFSIVAFFMGMPLYRYYKPMGSPLTRLLQVIVSAFRKRHLSKPSDPSLLYHDKERDMAISPAGCLTHTNQLTFFDKAAIPHDTDRTEGATRPNPWRLCSVHQVEELKSIIRMGPIWAAGILLITASAQQNTFSLMQARTMDRHLGSSSFQIPPGSMSVFTILSLLLTITLYDRILMPIARRFTGRGRGISFLQRMGIGFFISVLATAVAGLIEVKRKSAAAHFGLLDRPKEVIPLSVFWLLPQYSLHGIAEAFMSIGHLEFFYDQSPESMRSTATALFWTSISAGSYFSTFLVSTVHKLSSQNGHQNWLPANLNRGRLEYFYWLITLLQVLNLFYYFICARYYTYKPVAVAAAATGTSDLPVHMEAAISDNESAPENGSVQMATLLPQSDRIHFLEPNRSVQ from the exons ATG GCTTCATCTCTTGGAGAAGGTGTGAAGAGTAACAAACGGTGGAGGGTGATTCCCTTCATGTGCTGCACGGCAGTTCAAACAGTAGTGCAGGATAATGAAAATAGTGAGGAGAAATCCTCTTTAGTAGATGATAAGATTGAGAGCGGAGTGCGTTATGGCCATTCCAACAAGAAGCTGGGAGGATGGAGAACAATGCCTTTCATTTTTG CAAACGAACTGTGTGAGAAGCTGGCAGTGGTGGGGTTCTCGGCCAATATGGTGTCGTATTTGACAGAAGAGCTTCACTTACCGCTAGTAAAGGCTGCCAACACGCTAACTAATTTTGGAGGTACGGCCAGCTTGACACCTCTCTTGGGAGCTTTCATAGCCGACGCTTATGCTGGCCGTTTCTGGACCATTGCGGTTGCCTCCATCATCTATCAAATC GGAATGATAGTATTAACCGTCTCTGCCGTGCTGCCGACGCTCCGACCTCCGTCATGTGACGGGAAGGCGGGGACGATGTGTAAGGAAGCGTCATCCCAACAGCTGGCGATTCTCTACATGGCGCTTCTGTTAACTGCGATTGGGTCGGGTGGAATTCGGCCCTGTGTGGTGGCTTTTGGGGCCGACCAATTTGATGAGAAGGACCCAAAGCAGGAGAAAAAACTGTGGAACTTTTTCAACTGGTATTACTTTTGCATGGGCCTTTCTATTCTCATGGCGGTCACTGTGATAGTTTATATTCAGGAGAATGTGGGATGGGGATGGGGTCTTGGCATTCCTGCAGCTGCTATGGCCTTTTCCATTGTTGCATTCTTCATGGGAATGCCTCTCTACCGCTATTACAAGCCCATGGGCAGCCCGCTCACCCGGCTATTGCAGGTCATTGTCTCCGCCTTCCGGAAACGCCATCTGAGCAAGCCCTCTGATCCTTCCTTGCTTTACCATGACAAAGAAAGGGACATGGCCATTTCCCCTGCTGGATGCTTAACGCACACTAACCAGCTCAC GTTCTTCGACAAGGCGGCAATCCCGCATGATACAGACAGAACCGAGGGAGCCACAAGACCCAACCCATGGAGGCTGTGCAGCGTGCACCAGGTAGAAGAACTCAAGTCCATAATCCGAATGGGCCCAATATGGGCAGCGGGCATACTCCTAATAACAGCCTCAGCCCAACAGAACACATTCTCCCTAATGCAGGCAAGAACAATGGACCGTCACTTGGGCTCCTCCTCATTCCAAATCCCACCAGGCTCCATGAGCGTCTTCACAATACTCTCACTCCTCCTCACAATAACTCTCTACGACCGAATCCTCATGCCCATTGCCCGCCGATTCACGGGCAGGGGCCGGGGCATCTCATTCCTTCAACGCATGGGCATCGGCTTCTTCATATCCGTACTAGCCACCGCCGTAGCCGGTCTAATCGAAGTGAAGCGCAAGTCTGCAGCGGCCCATTTTGGGCTTCTCGACCGGCCAAAGGAGGTCATTCCACTCAGCGTCTTCTGGCTGCTCCCCCAGTACAGCCTCCATGGAATTGCAGAAGCTTTCATGTCAATCGGTCACCTGGAGTTTTTCTACGACCAATCGCCGGAAAGTATGCGCAGCACCGCCACAGCACTTTTCTGGACCTCCATTTCTGCCGGAAGTTATTTCAGTACTTTTCTCGTCTCCACAGTCCATAAACTCAGCTCACAAAACGGCCATCAGAACTGGCTCCCTGCAAATCTCAACAGAGGCCGCCTTGAGTATTTTTACTGGCTTATTACCTTACTTCAAGTGCTCAATCTCTTCTATTACTTTATCTGTGCACGCTACTACACTTACAAGCCTGTCGCTGTTGCTGCTGCTGCGACTGGAACCTCTGACCTGCCTGTGCACATGGAAGCTGCCATATCAGACAATGAGAGTGCACCAGAAAATGGAAGTGTCCAGATGGCCACGTTGCTGCCCCAGTCTGACAGAATCCATTTTCTGGAACCCAACAGATCGGTTCAGTag